The sequence below is a genomic window from Uranotaenia lowii strain MFRU-FL chromosome 2, ASM2978415v1, whole genome shotgun sequence.
CAGAACAATTTTACGGCTCTTCTAGAAGCACCAATTTTACCATCAGGATACTCAAAAGACCTCGAACAAGAAGTTTCTCAACTTCCATCTTTAGATGATTGCAGTTTTACTCCCAACAAAGCACAATCGCCGGATCAATCTACTTCCTATCACCCAGATTCCGTCCTTCGGGATTATCAAAACACTAGCATCAGTGCCTCCATAGTCTCGATAACTGAACCACTTTCTCCTTTCCCCATTTCCATCGCGCCACCCAAAACCCCTTCTTCCTTGAGCAAAACCACTCCGCGTAGATTGAAACGTCTATCTCGTGGAAGCTCCGCAAAGAAAGCGTCTTCCCCTAAACAAAAAATTCCCATAACGCCTCCGACAACTTTCCGGCGCTCTTACGTTGGAACCGAGCGGCTCAATATACTCAAACGGCTAAATGAAAACGATAAAGATGCATTGGAGCTAATCTTGGACTACCTAACGGATAGCGATCTCGTACGGGTGGTGGCCGTGTCCCGTGAATGGCAAGCTATTATCGAAAGCCATCGTCGTTCTTTCCGGCGCTTGCGAGAGCATCTGGACCGTGAAGCTCAAATCAAGGAGAACCTTGATCGCACGGGTTCATCCAATGCCAGTGTCACGAAAGAGCAGCTGCTGCTCCAACCGTTGGTAATGGTACCTCCTGGTGGTGCCAAAAACATTCGGCAGCCGTTCGGCACCTGCAACTCAATCGACCGCAGTGCTAGCTGCTTCAACAGTTCCTCCAACACAACCGGCGGTAGCGGGTTGTATGGAAATGTGCCCGGTTCGGTGCAGAAGTCGCCACCAGTAAGCCCCTCGAGAAGGAAGTTCCGGGATAACCAGAAGGTAAGTGAATTCAATGtctttttttattggcatcttTCCTTTCTGTTTTCCCACATTAACATCTTAACGCTTAaggtcgaaaaatatcaaaattcataTAGCGATGTCATGCCACCATTTGAACCGAATTTCACAGACTTGGTCTAGTTGAAGTCTAGTCTAGAAGTGTCTCGTTTTAATTCCTAGGAATTTATTTCACCTCAAAACCAAAgaattaaatatataaaaacaaaccTTCTTTGAATATCATCCCTCTAAAGCCAAAGAAACCTAAAATGAGGCATTGatcataaactaaaaaaaatgtttcatattttaagatGACAACTTTCAAAGGGGGTTGTCCATACAAAGCTGTAATGTTTTAGTGAGATTGTCGCTATTTTACCTCGAATAGAggtgatttgtgttgagtaattttgGTGGCAACGGATGTTCAAGtgaagttttaatatttttgtgtcGTGTCAATCAGGAATTTAGGAggaaaagtttttattaatttggtGAAGAAAATGGAAGAACACCACAATTTGCAGTATAAAAAACTAGGTCGGAGGTCGGAAataggggtcgttcatattgactattcactgtttttgtgatattatCGTTATTATGCGTCGGATTAACATGAAAATCCTTGATTTTAATTATTGTCCTGAAAGCCAAAAAAGGGGTTGCCCATACAAACTACACAATGTGTAGTTTTGGTTTTTATGGTACTTTTGTGAATAGGTATCAATCTGTAAATCCAGCATCTTTgcaaaaatttcccctttttgCGCAAAAAgggatttttattataaacaaaacactGCGGGCATAATGTGATCTGTTTTATAGTATTGGTGACATCGCTAACTGTTGTGGTCATGACGGTCATGAtgatcatgatgatgatgataagcCTGTTCAATAGCCaattgaaattggtttcaatcgatttcgattggtaaatggtTGTTCACTCAggcaatgttttggtcgaaactaatccaattgacgttcaatgaagccaatcgaaatcgatcgaaaccagtCAAAACCGATCAAGCTCGGAGGCAGGATTCATTTCTATCGATTTCTATCACACTACCACACATGCAGCTGTTtactgtcaaaaacagctgaTTTGGTTTGTTGTGGCAAAATTATGAGAAGAAATGACAGTGGTGTCATTCGGTGCGGTGTTCTCTGTCGtgtgctgagtcggtggtgtTGTGCTTGTcgtgctgagtcggtggtgctgtgtcaGTTGTGCTGGTCGGTGGTGCTTGTCGGTGGTGCTTGTCGGTGATGCTGTGTCAGCCATTCTgggtcggtggtgctgtgccagGTAttctgagtcggtggtgctgtgccagtGAAAGTGATGGCGGTCGATGTCATGTCAGCGGTGCTGTGCTAGAAGTGCTGTGTTAACCGTCATCAGACATACAGAGCCCCTGCCCGGGGGGTGAAAAAAACGACAGTTTTATGCGAAATTTAACCGTTAAAGAAACATACAcccaaattaaataaattattcaattgaaattctttttttgtttattattatttctccTGCTTTCCTATCTGCCCTATCGTAACCATCACCTGTGATTCCACAAATTGACTTAATGTTCCTCCCATGCTACCTCTTTTGTCCCTTTTATGCTGCTTCCGACGCAGCCTCCATCATTTGAGGAGAGCGTATAGTTACGGGTGTTTTCTTCTTGTCCGGACTCTGAGGGGCCTCTCCCGCAGCATTCCCGCCTATTTGGGCAGATCTCGTAACTTCTGGGAGATTTCAGGGCTTTAAGTTCGGTACCGCTATGACCTGGGGGAGGACCGTCGGGGTGATGTACCATCTCTATGACGTTAGACACTGGCTGGAACCCTCTAAAATTTTCtcctatttttttattatttgcattTCTTTATTTTGTATCTAGGTTGACCATGCAATTCGTTTGCTCGCTACCTCGTCATTAAAAGTACACAGCTGAATAAGAGAATGACAACAACTAAGCGCATTAGTATTAGTGTCtggctgttcattcagcagcctgatagaaatcgatcgaagtcaattggaaaaacagctgatcagctgtcaatccattttaattgatttcgattgagttctgTTGAACACACCTGATGATCATGATGATGTTGGCCAGGATGATGATGTCGGTTTTTGTAAAGATGGGAcatgtttagtttttttgttattctgaaGCGTCCCCCATTTTTAACTGATATGTTTCACGATATGCACTCTAGATAAGATAAACGTGTTCTGAAAAGTGTGTTGTTAAGTTTAAACTTAAAGGAAATGTCGAGGACGGAAAACTATCTGGCACTTTGCCTGCTGGACGCAGTAGAGGATCAGAATTTGGATTCGATGAGAGCTCTGCTGGAGCACCACAAAGCCAATCCCAATGTGATGGTTTTAGACCGAAATGTGGCCCCGGTACATTTAGTGATCGGTATGGAGAATGTGACGTTGGCCGAAACAGCCACTCGATTGATGATGGAACATGGGGCTGATCCAAACTTACGTTCCCAGGAAGAAGGAATGACTCCGTTGCATGTGGCCGCACATCTTGGCCGTGCAGGAATAGTACAGTGCCTGTTGAAGTTCGGAGGAGATTTGGGGATTCGAGATGATGATAGAAAGACTCCTATCGAATATGCAATCGAAGAGGGACACTTCGAAGTGATAAAGGTTATGCAGAATTGGGTATTTGAACAGAAATTCGAACAGAAGCGGCAACGAGTGATCATGGATCAACAACAAAATGCTAATGGAGGGTACATTAAATGCCTCGGCGGTTACTTGAGAGTAACAACACCCACTAAAAATTGCCTATCAACTATACAAAAGCTAGACGAGAATAAACTGACACCGAATCGGATTCATTATAATTTTGATGCAACTTCACCGTATTACATCAATATTACTCATCGGAATAAACAGACTAAGGCTAAGCGAATTGACAATATAAGTACACAAACAGTTCCATTGAATCAAACAGAGCAAAAGGAAGAGTTAATAGAAATAATAGAAAGTCCAGATGAAGATGACAACATTGTTGTAGGTCGCAAAAACTTATTCGAATTAACAGAGCGAAATTTGGCGAACTTCAGTAGGAACATGACGAACTCCGGTCGCAGGTCTTCTTTTATTGAATGTTGGAGGGATAAGATAGCAGCACTCAGAGATAGAAACAAACTAAGCACAAAACTTGAAGATATTGAAAGGATTCTATCGGGCATCTCGGATACCAGCTTCCATGAAACTATTCTTGATCGAACAGTAGAAGATCAATCCCCTGGTTCACATGGCTCACCTCCACGAAGCCCAGAATCAGATCAAAACAGTTCCTTCAAAACTGCAGTGGAGCACGTGGCTCAAAAATTGGAAGACAGTCTCCGAACAAATGAATTCGCTCTTGTACTTTGCCCATCTCCAGAAGCTCCTTCCATAAAAGTAACTCCTCCCACCACCCTTGATCGTATTGTACAAATTACCGAAGAGTACGTACACACAGACGACGAAGCTGGATTGGTTTTCTACGAGAAAAAGTTCCTTACTGTTACCTCGACCAATACTGATACAGCAGAAAAAAGGCAAAGGAATCCATCAATGTCTAGCCAATCGACGGCCATCACCTTGCCACCGTTAGACTACGACACCGATGCACTGCGAGCAGAACTGACCAACTTCGGAGAACCTCCAGGACCCATTACAGTCCACACCAAGAAATTGTATTTGAAAAAGCTGGTTAAATTCAAACGAGATCCCGAACGGGCTTTGGCAGCATTGTCAAAAGATAAAAAGCAAACTAGTGAGTAGCGTTTATTCTGATATCCATGCTTTGATACAGGGTGTTTGAAGAGTGCGGAAACAAATTCAAGTTAATTCACAACATACACACGAAATGcatgttaatgtttttttttgtaacttcgACATggttcattcaaaatttagtttagtccccccacaatcattagtcattTAACGTCAATGTGGTGGTAAGaaaagtgtacctcattgaCTTAACGTATCCTTTCACCACAAAATGCTTGTAAATTCGGGTGTTAGTGACCAAATATTAAGCTTTACACGAATTAAATGCTTcctctttgagttcaaatgtgtttttattctcagttttaataaaaagttacataatttaccgaaacaatcagcGTTTtttaaaaccacaattatgggtcataATTGTAGcccgtaacaattattagtcaaattgctcacaattattagtctCATAGAAGTCACATGGCAACAcccaaatataaaaataaaaatcaacccGTTTCTGGGAAACATTTAGGGGCATTCTTTGAttgtataaattcaaggggcatTTGAGTTgagctatagcaaccaagaaatgttttgctttgctagcaaaaaagtgactcatgattgtgtgaaatttggtagatgttgtaacaattatgggtcaattttattttgcaaattattttgaaatttcgcgtTTTATTCGCTCAGTTTCATTTGGAAAACGTAAACTCGTCCTTTTTGCTTATATGAGGcttatttattttgttggaatttttcaaatacccaCATAAgaggcttaacggtttaagatgtcaaccttataacattggaaattTTTGCGATAGTTCAATAGATAATTATTAACGTatgacaaaaactattcaaacagcaattttactgttatcaagCGCACACATTGTATTTGTAATGCATTTTGATAATATTATCGATAAACTAGAAATAGTAGtatggaaaaaattattttagttcagtagatatcagcagttcaaattaccggtgactaataattgtatGTGACCCATGACTGTGGAGGGATGTATTAATCGCAGCGACTagattggactgcgcactcgtGACTTcgacatttgtgcgaacttgtacatttgtgcgacctgtcaaatcagtataaaatctgtcgaagttctacacgctaaccgcttctcagtcaacctttgtacggataacAGCGACTATAAAACATTtcacgaaatccaattttcaataaaagagATAATATATGTAttgtttttttacgatttttcaaacACCCTATTAATCAAAGTAGCTCAAAATGTTAGGATCTGTAATCGTGCGTCATTTTCGTTTCTCTAAATTTTTCTTTGCCCGACCATGTCCAGACTACTCGGTGGAGCTACAGGCCAGTATCCGCCGAGAGGAAGTGTTTCGCCAGATCGC
It includes:
- the LOC129745426 gene encoding uncharacterized protein LOC129745426 — its product is MSRTENYLALCLLDAVEDQNLDSMRALLEHHKANPNVMVLDRNVAPVHLVIGMENVTLAETATRLMMEHGADPNLRSQEEGMTPLHVAAHLGRAGIVQCLLKFGGDLGIRDDDRKTPIEYAIEEGHFEVIKVMQNWVFEQKFEQKRQRVIMDQQQNANGGYIKCLGGYLRVTTPTKNCLSTIQKLDENKLTPNRIHYNFDATSPYYINITHRNKQTKAKRIDNISTQTVPLNQTEQKEELIEIIESPDEDDNIVVGRKNLFELTERNLANFSRNMTNSGRRSSFIECWRDKIAALRDRNKLSTKLEDIERILSGISDTSFHETILDRTVEDQSPGSHGSPPRSPESDQNSSFKTAVEHVAQKLEDSLRTNEFALVLCPSPEAPSIKVTPPTTLDRIVQITEEYVHTDDEAGLVFYEKKFLTVTSTNTDTAEKRQRNPSMSSQSTAITLPPLDYDTDALRAELTNFGEPPGPITVHTKKLYLKKLVKFKRDPERALAALSKDKKQTNYSVELQASIRREEVFRQIAECGALEQEMSTEFTTANDKTWREGHLKKSFIYLLIDPRISENLPAQQNIVDRHDLWKRFLQSIFYVGKGKSSRPYCHLYDAMKLYHQKSAGKSNLQPPPATTAQLQIEEEKIIFQSEDRIERFCRTAKILNRKQMNDSQKLNRIIDIWRSQHGVICLHVFHNIMPAEAYTREAAIIDAIGIHNLTNLKRGDYYGKTLSWPMKRRKQLGILLLYKAMLIFLAEGETQLLPSDLI